In Arsenophonus apicola, the genomic stretch ATTGCGTGATATTGCGGGTATTTTTAGGGGTATGACGTTTTGGGCGGATAATTCTGTCAAAGCGGTGGCTGATATGCCATCGGATATCTTTCGGATTTTCACGCAAGCAAATATCGTCGATGGAAAGGTGACCTATTCAGGCGGTAGTCAGCAAAACCGTTATACGCAGGTACTGGTTTCCTATTCGGATGCCGATAATCACAGTCATGATGCTATTGAGGCGGTCTCTGATAGCAAACTGCAGCGTCGTTATGGTGTGCGTAAAACGGATATTTCGGCGATTGGTTGCACTCGACAATCAGAAGCAAACCGACGCGGACGCTGGATATTATTAACGAATGCTTATGACAGGACGATAACCTTTTCAACTGGGCTGGAAGGTGCTATCCCAACGCCTGGGCAGATTATTGGCGTGGCAGACGCAAATCTTGCTGGCCGTATTATTGGTGGCAGGATTTCATCTGTTGATGAGAGAAAAATTACGCTCGACAGGAAGGCAGATATTAAATCGGGTGACAGACTTATCATTAACTTACCTGATGGAAAATCAGAAGCAAGAACAGTCCAGACGGTTAACGACAATATTATCACTGTAACAGCCCGTTATTCTCAACCCATTGAAAAAAATGCGGTTTGGACAATAGATGCCAACGACCTGGCAATTCAGCTTTATCGCGTAATTAGCATTCAGGACAATGCCGATAATACCTATACCATCACGGGGACTTTCCATAATCCAGATAAATATGCGCATATTGATGCTGGAGCCAGGATTGATAAAAGACCCATTACTGTCATCCCCTGGTGTCCAATTACCTCCAAAGAACGTACATATCTCTGCTTATACCCATATCAATCAAGGGATTGCTGTTACAACGTTAAGAGTTGACTGGGATGCCACAGAAAATGCGATTGCCTATGAGGCACAATGGCGAAGAGGGAATAATAACTGGGTAAGTATACCTCGAACGTCAACACCGAGTTTTGAAGTTCAAGGGATATATGCCGGACGCTATCAGGTAAGAGTAAGAGCCATAAACTCATCGGATATCTCATCTATCTGGGCGAATGCTCCTGAGACAATACTGAAAGGTAAGGAAGGCGAACCTCCTGCACCTGTTAACTTCAGGGCTTCCACATTGGTGTTTGGGATAAAATTAGACTGGGGATTTAACGAAAATACGGAAGACACGTTAAAACAGAGATTCAGTACAGCGAAACCAATGACGGTGAAGGTTTGATGTTACTGGCTGATATACCTTATCCTTCAAAAAGCCATGAAATGTCAGGGTTGGCCGCAGGGACAGACTTTTATTTTCGCGCAAGACTGGTTGATAAATCCGGTAACCAGTCACCGTGGACAGAATTTGTGCGGGGTGAGGCAGAATTTGATGCTAGCAGTATCATTGATGAAATAGACAAAAAAATTAACGATACGGAAGCGATTAAGCAGTTAAAGAAAGGGATAGACAGTAGCACAGAAGCGATACTGGAAAACGCGAAGGGACTCAACGGCAATACGCAGTATTTCATGCGTCAAAACGGCAAAATGAAAGCGGAAATTGTCAGGGTTGATAATTATGTGGTAACCGAGACTAAAGCCTTAGCCGAGTCTATCCATCAGGTCAGAGCGACAGCGGATAAGTCATGGGCAGCCGCTCAGAATTCACTACAAGCTAAGTACGACATGAAAAGGGTGAGGCTTCTGCAACTTGGACATCGTTAGTCAAGATTCACTATGACGGCGTCTCTTATGATGCAGGAATGGTGATTGGCGCTGAGCTCAAAACGGTAAAGTTAGTACACAGATTGGCTTTAGCGCCCAAACATTCATCGTATACAATCCGGCCAATGGCAAGATGGAGCCGGTTTTGCCATCAAAACGGTCAGGTTGTTATGAGTTCAGTTTTTATTGGTGATGGAACGATAACAAATGCAAAAATTAAAAATGGAGCAATCACAA encodes the following:
- a CDS encoding phage tail tip fiber protein codes for the protein MHYDGVSYDAGMVIGAELKTVKLVHRLALAPKHSSYTIRPMARWSRFCHQNGQVVMSSVFIGDGTITNAKIKNGAITRAKIVESLESDNYEKDKKGIKLILLMGLWR